In Desulfobacterales bacterium, the genomic stretch ATATTGCCCGGCTCGGGGAGCCGGCCCTTTTCTGGGGGGTCACCGCCGGGTGCATGGACTCGATGATCGCCAACTATACGCCCACCAAAAAGCCGCGCAAAGCAGATGACCTGACTGCCGGCGGGCAGAACACCCGCCGTCCGGACCGGGCCACCATCGTCTACACCAACCTGATCCGCCGGTATTTTAAACAGACCGTCCCTATTGTGTTGGGTGGCATTGAGGCAAGCCTGCGGCGGATCTCGCATTATGATTTCTGGTCCAACCGCATCCGTCGTTCGGTTTTGTTTGATGCCAAGGCGGATCTCCTGGTCTACGGCATGGGGGAGAAAACGGTACTTGATCTGGCCGCGCGCCTGGCAGCCGCCGAACCGGTGACCGATATCCGGGGGATCTGCTATATTTCAGGAAAAAAGCCTGCGGGATTTATTGAACTGCCCGGCCATGAAGCGGTGAAAACCGATCAATCGGCGTTTCAAAGCATGTTTCAGGCCTTTTATGAGAACAATGACCCGGTTTCTGCAAAGGGATTGGTGCAGCAGCAGGATACCCGCTGCTTGGTCCACAATCCGCCGCAGGTGCTGCCAAGCACGGATGAACTGGACCGAATTTACGAGGCCGGATATGAGCGCGAGGTGGCCCCGTATTATCTATCATTCGGTGCCGTCAAGGCCATGGACACCATCCGGTTTTCCATCACCACCCACCGGGGCTGCTACGGTGAATGTCATTTCTGCGCCATTGCCGTGCACCAGGGGAGCACAATTATAGGGCGAAGCGAGGCCTCGATATTGCGGGAAGCCCGGGAATTGACCGAACATCTAAAGTTTAAAGGCATTATTCAGGACGTGGGCGGCCCGACCGCCAACATGTATGGCTTTGAATGCAAGCGCAAGCTGGAAAAGGGGGCCTGCCGGAACAAGCGTTGCCTGACGCCCGAGCCCTGTAAGCACATGCCGGTCAATCACACCCGCCAGGTGCGCCTCCTTGAGAAAATCCGTAAAATTCCGGGCGTCAAAAAGGTCTTTGTGGGCTCCGGCATCCGCCATGACCTGATCCTGGCAGATCGCAATCAGGGGAATAGATATCTTGAAACCCTGATCAAGCATCACATCTCCGGCCAGTTAAAGATCGCCCCGGAGCATTCAGAGGATCATATCCTGTCGCTTATGGGAAAGCCGGACATTGAAAAGACCCGGCAATTTATCCAATGGTTTCATAAAAAGAACCGACAAATAGGGAAAAAGCAGTTTCTGACCTGTTATTTTATCGCCGCCTACCCGGGCTGCACCCTGAAAGACATGCAGCGTTTGAAGGATTTCGCCCGCACTGAACTTAAATTTACGCCCGAGCAGGTTCAGATTTTTACCCCGTCGCCGTCAACCATCGCCACCCTGATGTATCACACCGAGGCTGATTGGCCGTCCGGCCGCCCCATTTTCGTTGAGAAAACAGCCGCCGGCAAGGAGAAGCAGAAGCAGGTGATTCTAAACGGAAATCAGAAAAGGAAGCGGTAAAACTGTATTATTGGTGCTGTTCTTGGAGAAATTCTGCCGGCCGCATTATCCGTATCCCTTCAAATGATTGAAGCCTTAATTTATGATTACTGGGTCAGATAGACCAGGCGTTCACGGATATCCCAATCTGTAAGAAGTCTTGCCGCAGCCGGCGGCACAAGGTGGGTCCAGGGCGCTTTTTCGAGCATTCGCGTTCGAATATCAGTGGCACTCAAGCCCTTTTTCTCCGGCGGCACCTCCCAAAGCACATGCGTGGCCAAGCCTAGGTCGGAAAAATACCCCAGCTTTCTTTTTCCCCATTCGTCATAGATGGTCAGAAAAAACACGGCGTCCATGGGCACGTAATACTTGTAGAGGTCGGGAAAATTAACGGGAAACGGCACGATCGAAAATGCATCAGAAGAAATGCCCTGCTCGCGGAAAACGGTTCTGACCAGAAGCTGGCGCTCATAATAGGTAAGCGGATTGGCAGCCGGATCATCTCTGCCCGGGGCGCTGTTCTCCGTTTTGGTCAGCACCGGATCCGGATTGGTGATGCCGACGACCAGATGCGCACATTTTTCTTTCCCGGCCAGCAGATATTTCAGATGATCATTGTGCAGTATCTGAAAACGGCCATGGATGACGCCCACATCAAAAGCTGCGGCCCCGTTGGTTTGAAGCGTATTATTCATCGGTTCACCCGCATTTTACATTTCAAGAAAAATCCACGCGAAACGGCTCATAATCCCCGGGCCAGTATGGCTGGTCCGCCGGGGTATCCATAAGTCCGCCAAGCTTGGCGCGATCCAGATGATTAAGGATCAAATACATGATTTCTTTTCCCCGCAGCCCGCCCAGCGCGCCATGGGCGGCATGAATTTCATCAAACCGGCATACGGTATCCTTTCTGACCCCTCTGCCGGCCATGATAAGGGGAACACTTTCTCCGGAATGAATCAGGGGCCCGCCGCTCGGGGTGGAGTGGTCTGCGGTCACCACAAGGAGGA encodes the following:
- a CDS encoding YgiQ family radical SAM protein, with amino-acid sequence MFLPTTKKEMRALGWERLDVILITGDTYIDAPHIGVAVIGKTLVNAGYRVGIIAQPDKDSDADIARLGEPALFWGVTAGCMDSMIANYTPTKKPRKADDLTAGGQNTRRPDRATIVYTNLIRRYFKQTVPIVLGGIEASLRRISHYDFWSNRIRRSVLFDAKADLLVYGMGEKTVLDLAARLAAAEPVTDIRGICYISGKKPAGFIELPGHEAVKTDQSAFQSMFQAFYENNDPVSAKGLVQQQDTRCLVHNPPQVLPSTDELDRIYEAGYEREVAPYYLSFGAVKAMDTIRFSITTHRGCYGECHFCAIAVHQGSTIIGRSEASILREARELTEHLKFKGIIQDVGGPTANMYGFECKRKLEKGACRNKRCLTPEPCKHMPVNHTRQVRLLEKIRKIPGVKKVFVGSGIRHDLILADRNQGNRYLETLIKHHISGQLKIAPEHSEDHILSLMGKPDIEKTRQFIQWFHKKNRQIGKKQFLTCYFIAAYPGCTLKDMQRLKDFARTELKFTPEQVQIFTPSPSTIATLMYHTEADWPSGRPIFVEKTAAGKEKQKQVILNGNQKRKR
- a CDS encoding nicotinate-nucleotide adenylyltransferase; translated protein: MNNTLQTNGAAAFDVGVIHGRFQILHNDHLKYLLAGKEKCAHLVVGITNPDPVLTKTENSAPGRDDPAANPLTYYERQLLVRTVFREQGISSDAFSIVPFPVNFPDLYKYYVPMDAVFFLTIYDEWGKRKLGYFSDLGLATHVLWEVPPEKKGLSATDIRTRMLEKAPWTHLVPPAAARLLTDWDIRERLVYLTQ